In the genome of Crassaminicella thermophila, the window GAAGAATGTTTTATCTCTATTTAGCAATCTAGCTATTTTAAGCCTTAATAATCTAATCTCTTCGTCAATATTTACAGTAGCTGTCATTTGTTCATACAATGCTTTCTCTTCATTTGAAAGCATATTAGCATATAACGATTGATACGCTCCATGTTTTATGGCATTTAGATTACCAGGTGGAGCTGAGCCACCACTATTGCCTACAGCATTTTTATTGCCTGGTTGACCACCTTTATTCCGTTTGGAACGCTCCGTATTTTTCTTATATTTCTTTTGGAACGTTCCATTTATTTTTTTATCCCAGGAATCTTTGTTTTTCCATCCACGAATAGTTCCTGGTGAGCAATTTAAAATTTTAGCAATTTCAACTAAATCAATTTTTCCATTATGTTCTTTATATATTTCAAATGCCTTATCTCGATTTGGGCTTCTTACTCTTGGCATACCACCACCTACCATATTCGTGTTTGTTTTTGGGATGAAAAAAGAGACTATACTATGCAGTTTCCTTTAATTCTTTTACTATCAGCTGCATA includes:
- the terS gene encoding phage terminase small subunit; its protein translation is MPRVRSPNRDKAFEIYKEHNGKIDLVEIAKILNCSPGTIRGWKNKDSWDKKINGTFQKKYKKNTERSKRNKGGQPGNKNAVGNSGGSAPPGNLNAIKHGAYQSLYANMLSNEEKALYEQMTATVNIDEEIRLLRLKIARLLNRDKTFFYDMFGRKHTKELSEEDRENGILACMDQLRKLIETKAAIAGDTEKLQIEKEKFEFQKYKDEIKLELEKEKLAIAKRKAGDDDEELHDDGFLDALEGATKEVWDDYEEE